The segment AGCTTCCCGCTGGCCAAAAGATACCGCATATAGGCTGGAATCAGGTCCATCAGGTAAAACCTCACCAGCTGTTTTCCGGCATAGAAGATAACGATAATTTCTATTTCGTTCATAGTTATTATGCGCATCCTGGTGATGATTCGCTGGTGCTCGCCAGTACTTTTTATGGTATTGATTTTTGTTCAGCCATTGTCTATGGAAAGCTGGTAGCGACACAATTCCATCCGGAAAAAAGTGGAAAAAACGGCTTGAAAATATATGAAAATTTTTTGTTTGGTAGCGGAGGAATGAAATACTAGCCGTGCCGATACAAAATGATAACTCCCGGATTACTGTTGAAAACGAGCAAACAGTCGGCATCAAGGTTAAAGCAGTAGGATTAACACCGAAGCCGAAACCATCTGCAGGGGAGTAACTATGCCTGAAAAGTATCATATAAATATAAACGAAACACCAGCCCGGTTTCCGCTGGTAAGCAAATACGCTATCGTAGAAACCAGGGAAAAATGCACTGGTTCCTGTCGCAAATGCGTCAGAAAAAACTGCGCATTTGGGGTATTTAAACTCAATTCCCATAATATGCAAAAGGCGAAAGAGCGGCAATACCTGTATGGCTGCGAGGGTTGTTTCAGGTGTGTACAGGAATGCCCTGGTGGTGTTTTTTCCCGTGTGAAAAATCCGGATTGGGATAATCTGGGTGGTGGTTACTGGACTCCGGATATAATTCACCAGACTTGGAAGCAGGCTGAAAATGGCAGGGTTCCTGTTTCTGGAGCGGGGTATCGCGGTAAATTTGCTGCCTGTGGATTCGATTCTATTTGGACTGATATGAGTGAAATTGTTCGTCCGACGCGGGACGGAATTCACGGCAGAGAGTACATAAACACCTCGGTTGATATTAACCGCAGGCCTCACCACTTGTCGTTTTCTCAGGATGGCAAGCTGGACAGGAGCTATACCACTGTGGTTGAAATTCCTATCCCTCTGTTATTTGAAGTTCCAAAATTTGGAATTATCAATCGCAGAGTTCTAAATGCTATGGTTTCTGCAGCTTCTGAGTTGGAAACACTTATGTTTCTACGTCCGGAGGAATATAGTGATGACCTTGAGCCTTTAGCATCCAGTATTGTTCCACGCCTGAAGGCAAGCAATCAGGTTCAGTTTAACAACTTAATAAAAAAATGTCGGATAGTAGAAATTGACTACTGCGAAAATATTTTACAAATCATAATAGCGGCGAAAACCATCAATCCAGATGTGTTAATAAGTGTCGGCATTGAGCTTGATGGTAAAGCGGTTGAGCGTGCTATTGAAACGTCGGAGCTTGATGAAGTGGACTTGCTTCACTTCTATGCTGACGCTAACGGTAATGGGCTTGGCTCCAATCAGCCGCGGTTTTTGAGCTCCTTGATTCAGGAAATGCATTCGGCGCTCGTCGAAAGAGGATTGCGTTTTCGTACCAACCTGGTTTTTTCCGGGGGAATTGCACTGGCGGAGCACCTTGCCAAGGCGATTATTTATGGAGCTGATGCGTTAGCGATTTCTACTCCGTTGTTGTTGGCACTTGAATGCCACATGTGCTATCGATGTCTCTCCGGAGAATCTTGCCCGGTATCCATGGAAGAAATCCCGGAAAACTGGGGCCGTCAGCGGATACTAAACCTGGCGGGGGCATGGCGTGACCAGCTTATAGAGGTGATGGGGGCAATGGGGATAAGAGAAGCGCGGCGTTTAAGGGGGGATATAGGGCGCTCAATGTGTTTTGAGAACCTTGAAAAAGAGTGTTTTGGGCCAATTTTTGGCAAGAGTGTGGCGAAAGGTTCGGTTTAAAATGGAAACGAGAAAAGAAGTGGTAGAGTTTCCCCTGGCTAAACTGGCGCCTTCTCGTTACCATAATACAATCAGTCAATACATTATCAAACGGAGCGCAAGCTGTAATGAATGTGGATTATGTGCAAGGCTTTGCCCTCAAGGTGTTCACTCTTCCGGCAATGTGTATTCTGGCGCCCTGAAACCGTATATGGATCGTTGTACAGGATTTGAATGTGCCGCAAATGAATACTATTGCATTGATCGTTGCCCGCAGAAGGCATTGTCAATACAGCTAAATCCATTGCTCGAAACACTGGGCGACTACCGCTGGACAGCAGAGATGCTGTTGGGGCACTGGGTTATGGCAGAAACTGGAGACTTGCCGGTCACAAAGCTTGAATACAGCACGGGTAAATCCAATGGGGGATTTGACCGCATACGTTTTAAGACACCCAGGCAAAATGATTATCTGCACATTCCCGATAAAGAGATAGATACCAGCGTAAAGCTGAATCGCAGAAATGATGGGCGCCTGCCACTTTCGATAAACATTCCGGTTTACGGGGGTGGTATGTCATTTGGTTCAACGGCTCTTCCGGTGTTAATAGGGCGTGCGCGAGCTGCCAAAAAGCTGGGTACTCTTACCTGCACCGGTGAAGGGGGCTACCATGATAAAATTCTGCCCTATGCCGGTAATGTAATTACCCAGGTGGCTACCGGACTCTTCGGTGTCAGAGAAGAAACAATCAGACGTGCTCCAATGGTTGAGTTTAAATATGCCCAAGGAGCCAAGCCCGGTCTTGGCGGGCACTTATTAGGCGACAAGGTTACCGCTGAAGTGGCTGCAATACGTCAAACGGTAATCGGCAATGCACTCTTCTCTCCCTTTCCGTTCCATAGCGTTTATTCAGTAGAAGATCACAAGAAACAGGTGGACTGGGTAAAACAAGTAAATATTGAAGGACTGATATCCGTGAAAGTATCCACCCCTGTTGACTGCGATATGGTTGCAGTTGGCATCTATCATGCCGGAGCCCACGTGATTCATTTCGATGGCAGCTACGGTGGTACTGGCGCTGCACCGGATATAGCTAAAAAGAATATTGCCATGCCGATCGAATACGCCATTCCCAGGGTGCACCGATTTCTTGTATCCGAGGGCATTCGGGATCAGATAACTCTGATCGCGAGCGGGGGAATACGCTCTGCCATGGATGTCGCTAAGGCGATTGCACTTGGCGCCGATGGTGTGGTTATCGGTACTGCGGAATTGGTTGCCGTGGAATGCGTGCGTTGCGGCCATTGCGAGAGTGGGCGGGGGTGCCCCAGAGGTATCGCCACTACCGATTCGGAACTTGGGCAGGTAATTAGCGAGGAATGGGCAGAGCGGCGCATCGTTAACATGTATTTAGCCTGGCGCAAGCAATGGTGTGAACTTTTACGACAATACCGAATGCGCAGCATAAAGGAGTTGGTCGGCCGCAGCGATCTGCTGGTGCACCTGGATTATCTGGAAGAACAAGAAAGAAATAATTATCTATCTTACGGTGGCTAACTGTGAATCGAAAAGAATTGGTATATAGAATAATTGGATCACGCAGGAATCTTCCCAGCCCTGGCGGTTCAACATGCAAAGCTGCCGAAGAGGGTGGTTGTGGTGTAACCGGGTTCATTTCATCAGTACCAGTAAGGGGAAAACATATCATTACTCCGTCTGTGCAGATGCATAACCGGGGGAACGGCAAGGGTGGTGGCATTGCAGCTATCGGTCTTTCAGCCGAGGACATTGGTGTTTCTCAGTATACGCTTGAGACTTGCTACCTTTTGCAGATAGCCCTTCTTGATGAGAGTATCAGGGAGGAAGTCGAAAAAAAGTTTATTGATCCCTTTTTAGATATTTTCAGAGCTGAGCGTATTCCTACGCTGAAAGACTTCCGTGAAATTCCTGGCCTCAAATGCCGTCCGCCAGATGTATGGCGCTACCTTGTAAGAGTAAAACCAGGAGCGCTGGAGCACTTTATAGTGCAAAACCAACTTCAAGCACTGGAAACCGGTAAAGCTGAAGATGAGTTTGTGTACCAGAATTCTTATCGTATCAACCACTGTTTTTATTCTTCTGGCGGCCAGCAGCGTGCCTTTGTACTTTCTCATGGTCACAATCTGATGGTGCTAAAAGTAGTCGGATATGCTGAGCAGGTAGCTCAGTATTATTGTCTGAATGACTTTCGGGCTTATGGTTGGATAGCCCATCAGCGCTATCCAACCAGGGGGAAGATATGGCATCCGGGCGGAGCACATCCGTTTACCGGTTTGGATGAGGCGCTGGTGCATAACGGGGATTTTGCTAACTATTATTCAGTCAGTGAATATTTACATCAGCATAATATTTACCCCCAGTTTTTCACCGATACCGAAGTATCGGCTCTAATGTTTGATTTGCTGAACCGCACTTTCGAATACCCGCTTGAGTACATAATCGAAGCTATAGCCCCAACGGGTGAATATGACTTTAATCTTCTCCCGGTTGAAAAACAGGGCATATATCGGCAGATACAATCAGCCCATATTCATTCCAGCCCGGATGGTCCCTGGTTTTTTATTATCGCCAGGAATGATACCCGGCAAAAAAAGTTGCAGCTTGTTGGGATTACTGATACGTCCATGCTGCGCCCACAGGTTTTTGCCTTGCAGGAAGGCGACGTGCAGATTGGTCTTATAGGCTCTGAAAAACAGGCGATTGATGCAACTCTGGAGAGTATTGCAGCCGAAGATAAACGTTTTTGCCCGGTTGCAGATGAGTACTGGAACTGCCGGGGTGGTAGTGCAAGTGATGGCGGAGCGTTCATCTTTTCAATAGAAGATGACAGCACCGGGGGTAAAAGGCTTGTTTGTTCCAATAAATTTGGAGAAGCAGTAAAAACAGCTCCGGATCAATATCATTATCAAGGTAATATGGGCGGCACCAGCCTCCATGATGAAGAAGTTATTAACGAAGTTGAGAAATGCTTCATGGGTGGAGAGCGTGAGCAGCTCAAACTGTATTATCGTGAGCATCTGCCAGGCTGGAACTATGCATCTCTGATCGCTTTTTGCTCCAGCATAGTTGAATGCTCAAAAAACGGTGATAGGCAAAAACAGTTAGCTATAGAAATCCTTAGCTGGCTAAATGATAAACCTTTAAGTACCGGCAACAAGAAGAGAAGCTCGGTTCTCCAGATAGTCAGAAATTATTTGGTAGCCGTATTTAATAATACACTGTTGGTTGGTAATCAGGGAAAGAGTCGCTACCGGTTGATAAACTATGCCAAGCGCCAGACTCTTGCCAAGCCCAGCAATGAAAACCAGGTCTTGCTTCTGGATGCACAAGGTTTTCCTCCCGAAGGGGAAGAATGTGATGCTCGGCTATTGGCTGAAGCCAGTAGATTAGGCTGGAAAAACTTTATCTGCTTTAATTATTCCGGCCAAAGGTTTTGCGGTTGTGGTATATCAAATGGTTTGGTAAAGGCTAGAATCGATGTTTATGGCAGCCCGGGTGATTATCTTGCTTCTGGGATAAATGGAGTGCAAATATACGTACATAATGATGGCCAGGATCAAATCGGGCAGATAATGATGAGTGGAAAACTGGTAGTGTATGGAGACGTAGGACAGACTTTTATGTATGGTGCCAAAGGCGGGGAGGCGTATGTAATGGGCAATGCCGCCGGCAGGCCTCTGATTAATGCGGTCGGAAACCCCAGGGTGGTAATCAACGGCACCTGCCTTGATTACCTGGCAGAATCATTTATGGCTGGAAATCCACTTAAAGGAGGCGGTTTTGTAATTGTGAACGGAGTAGAATACAATGCCGATGGTCAGGTTCAAAGCCAGACCTCTCCGTATCCTGGCTCTAATCTTTTTTCGTTGGCTTCCGGTGGTGCTATATATATCAGGGATCCGCATCGAAAAGTTGTACCCGAACAGTTAAATGGGGGAGAGCTTGTGGAGCTTTCTTCTGATGATTGGGAACTTATAAAACCTTATCTTGAGGAAAATGAAAAGCTGTTTGGTATTTCCGTTGAAAATGACCTGCTTTCTGTGAATGGCGAGAGACGTCAATATTACCAGGTATACCGCAAGGTTAAGGCCATTGAATTGGGCGTTCTTCACCGGGTTGAAATGGATCGGGAAGATAGTTATCAAGAAGAGATAAAACAATCATGCTAAGCAGGAGAATAATACCCTGTCTGGACGTGCAGGCTGGACGTGTTGTAAAAGGTACTAGTTTTTTAGGGTTGAGAGAAGCTGGAGATCCGGTAGAACTGGCCACCCGGTATTATCGGGAAGGCGCGGATGAGCTGGTTTTTCTGGACATTTCAGCAACTTCGGAAGGCCGTGATACCATGGAAGATGTAGTTGAAATGGTGGCCGAGAAAGTTTTTATACCGCTCACTGTTGGTGGAGGTATACGAAATATTTCCGATATTCGGCGTATGTTGGGTGCAGGAGCAGACAAAGTCTCGGTTAATTCGGCTGCAGTCAAACACCCCGAACTTATCAGCGAAGGAGCCGACAAGTTTGGAAGCCAGTGTATTGTGATTGCCATTGATGCACAGCGCCGGGAAGGTAAGGGTGGCTGGGAAGTGTATATAAACAGTGGTAGTGAACCCACTGGTATTGATGCGTTGGAATGGGCAGTCAAAGCTACTGAGCTGGGCGCCGGAGAAGTATTGCTTACCAGTATGGATACTGATGGCCATCGCACTGGATATGATATTGAGCTCACCCGGGCTGTTTCAGAAAGTGTAAGCGTTCCGGTCATTGCCAGCGGGGGTGCCGGTTCCCCGGAAGACCTCTTTATGGCATTGAAAGAAGGGAAAGCAGATGCGGTATTGGCGGCCAGCATTTTCCATTATCGCCAGTTTTCGATTGCTGATGTAAAAGCTTACCTTTTTCATAAAGGTATACCGGTTAGGTTATAATCAAAGCGGCAAATCGTTCGCCGGTATCGTCATTAGTGCGTATAGTCAGGTAAATAATGGCTAAAATATTAATAGTTTCCGATAAAACTGAAGCCGGGGAACTTTACCGTTTTCTCAATGGGAGGGGTCTATCCTCCCATGTTTTACCTGGAGATGAAGATATCCTGCAGGGTGTCAGTGATAATGGCGGCAGTCTGGTATTAATCCTCCTATCGAATTATACCCTTGCCAATAATATCGCCCGCATTATTAAACAGGAGAAGCGACTTCCCGTGCTCATGTTGCTCCAGCCGGACAAGATCGGCCAGGCAATACTGCCGATGGAAGCAGATGATTTTGTGTTGTACCCAGGGCAGGAAGATGAGCTCTGCCTGCGTATCGAACGTCTGTTGCCAGGCAACGGGACTAAAATGGCGGAAGAATGTATCCGCTGCGGGGATCTGGTTATCGATCTTGCCAGTTGTGAAGTTTCGCTCAAAGGGGAGGTTCTCGACCTGACTTTCCGGGAATATGAGCTGCTTAAATTTCTGGCGTTGAACCGAGGGAGGACTTTCACTCGGGAAGCACTTCTTAACCGCGTATGGGGTTATGATTATTTTGGAGGGGACAGAACTGTTGACGTGCATATCCGCCGCCTGAGAACCAAAACCGGAGATCTTGATAATCCCTACATAGAAACGGTAAGAAATATCGGTTACCGCTTTCGTAAAAAAGACTAGCCGCCCCTCCCGGTGGGTAGACTTCAGGCGGAGCTATATGCGTTACAGCTGAAGCGTAGAGATCCTGATTGCATTAAACAGCTTTCAAATGTAGAATCAAACCGGGAGAAAGTTATGCAACCCGAAACGTCACTTAAATGGTATAAGGAACTGGCATCCAGGGATGGCCGCATCGATACCGGGATGTTTCTGGTGGAAGGTATACGCCACATTCGCCAGATCGCAGATTTACGGCCGGATGCTATCAGTGAATTGATAGCAGTAGAAGGAGCTAGCCTTCCGGAGGGTTACCCGGTAAGGCGAGTTACAGAAAAACAGTTTAAGCAAATATCATCTGCTAAAACTCCACAGGGCATAATGGCAGTGGTTAAAATCCCCCGGCATGCTTATTCGGACCACTTGCCTGCATCTGCCGGTAGGCGAGTACTCTTACTGGAGGATATCCAGGACCCGGGCAATCTCGGCACACTCATAAGAACTGCCTCTGCGTTCCAGTTTTCCGGTATTATCATGAGCGATAAATGCGCTGATCCTTTCTCACCAAAATGTGTACAGTCTGCAGCTGGTTCGGTGCTGGCGCCATGGCTCAGGCGCACTTCTAGATATCTGGAAGCCGCAGCTTGTCTTAAATCAGATGGCTATTGCTTGATAGCTGGCAGTCTGGAAGGGGAAAGCGAAGCCGGGACATTTAACCGTGAAAACCTGCTCCTTGCACTTGGCAATGAAGGAACAGGTTTGTCCAGCCAGCTGAGAGAACTGGCTGATTATCTTTTTACTATACCGGTCGACCGGAGAAAAGCAGAGTCCTTGAACGTGGCTGTCAGCGGCGGTATTATGATGTATCTTTCCGGCTGTTTTCCTACCAGGCGTCCTGAGTAAGACTGGCGTGCATTTTAATACCAGGCAGCCCCTCAGTGCGCTTATAATCTTCCCAGAAATTTATCCACTCGGGATTTGACGACTTTATTTCTATTCCTTTATTTGTGGCTTCAGCCATGGCTGACTGGTAGGCAGAACAGTAATCTTCAAACAGGGTTGTATTTGCCTGGTTGCGCTCTTCATACTCTTCGTTCCAGATACCTTTTTCCTTGAGGTATTTAACCAGGCCGGGGTGTGCTGGTATATAGATGGTCTGCAATGCGTTAACCAGGTCTGCCAGTGTCATATTAGCATTACTGGCATAACGATCCCTATAAAGTTCGTAGTTCTCACCTAACCATTTAGCCATGTTATAGATAACATCTGTATCAGTGTTCATATTAGTACCCAGGTACTTATAGCTCATAATAGACCAGGTTCCGATTACTTCTTCCGGACCTGCATTAATGGGCCCAAAATCATATAACGTGCTTATTTCAAGGAAGGCGGCTGCTCCATTTGGATTGTCACTTGGATTCAGGGAAATATAGCGTATACCGCGCGGG is part of the Dehalococcoidales bacterium genome and harbors:
- the hisF gene encoding imidazole glycerol phosphate synthase subunit HisF, whose translation is MLSRRIIPCLDVQAGRVVKGTSFLGLREAGDPVELATRYYREGADELVFLDISATSEGRDTMEDVVEMVAEKVFIPLTVGGGIRNISDIRRMLGAGADKVSVNSAAVKHPELISEGADKFGSQCIVIAIDAQRREGKGGWEVYINSGSEPTGIDALEWAVKATELGAGEVLLTSMDTDGHRTGYDIELTRAVSESVSVPVIASGGAGSPEDLFMALKEGKADAVLAASIFHYRQFSIADVKAYLFHKGIPVRL
- a CDS encoding glutamate synthase-related protein — translated: MPEKYHININETPARFPLVSKYAIVETREKCTGSCRKCVRKNCAFGVFKLNSHNMQKAKERQYLYGCEGCFRCVQECPGGVFSRVKNPDWDNLGGGYWTPDIIHQTWKQAENGRVPVSGAGYRGKFAACGFDSIWTDMSEIVRPTRDGIHGREYINTSVDINRRPHHLSFSQDGKLDRSYTTVVEIPIPLLFEVPKFGIINRRVLNAMVSAASELETLMFLRPEEYSDDLEPLASSIVPRLKASNQVQFNNLIKKCRIVEIDYCENILQIIIAAKTINPDVLISVGIELDGKAVERAIETSELDEVDLLHFYADANGNGLGSNQPRFLSSLIQEMHSALVERGLRFRTNLVFSGGIALAEHLAKAIIYGADALAISTPLLLALECHMCYRCLSGESCPVSMEEIPENWGRQRILNLAGAWRDQLIEVMGAMGIREARRLRGDIGRSMCFENLEKECFGPIFGKSVAKGSV
- a CDS encoding RNA methyltransferase, encoding MQPETSLKWYKELASRDGRIDTGMFLVEGIRHIRQIADLRPDAISELIAVEGASLPEGYPVRRVTEKQFKQISSAKTPQGIMAVVKIPRHAYSDHLPASAGRRVLLLEDIQDPGNLGTLIRTASAFQFSGIIMSDKCADPFSPKCVQSAAGSVLAPWLRRTSRYLEAAACLKSDGYCLIAGSLEGESEAGTFNRENLLLALGNEGTGLSSQLRELADYLFTIPVDRRKAESLNVAVSGGIMMYLSGCFPTRRPE
- a CDS encoding FMN-binding glutamate synthase family protein: METRKEVVEFPLAKLAPSRYHNTISQYIIKRSASCNECGLCARLCPQGVHSSGNVYSGALKPYMDRCTGFECAANEYYCIDRCPQKALSIQLNPLLETLGDYRWTAEMLLGHWVMAETGDLPVTKLEYSTGKSNGGFDRIRFKTPRQNDYLHIPDKEIDTSVKLNRRNDGRLPLSINIPVYGGGMSFGSTALPVLIGRARAAKKLGTLTCTGEGGYHDKILPYAGNVITQVATGLFGVREETIRRAPMVEFKYAQGAKPGLGGHLLGDKVTAEVAAIRQTVIGNALFSPFPFHSVYSVEDHKKQVDWVKQVNIEGLISVKVSTPVDCDMVAVGIYHAGAHVIHFDGSYGGTGAAPDIAKKNIAMPIEYAIPRVHRFLVSEGIRDQITLIASGGIRSAMDVAKAIALGADGVVIGTAELVAVECVRCGHCESGRGCPRGIATTDSELGQVISEEWAERRIVNMYLAWRKQWCELLRQYRMRSIKELVGRSDLLVHLDYLEEQERNNYLSYGG
- a CDS encoding response regulator transcription factor; amino-acid sequence: MAKILIVSDKTEAGELYRFLNGRGLSSHVLPGDEDILQGVSDNGGSLVLILLSNYTLANNIARIIKQEKRLPVLMLLQPDKIGQAILPMEADDFVLYPGQEDELCLRIERLLPGNGTKMAEECIRCGDLVIDLASCEVSLKGEVLDLTFREYELLKFLALNRGRTFTREALLNRVWGYDYFGGDRTVDVHIRRLRTKTGDLDNPYIETVRNIGYRFRKKD